One segment of Schistocerca cancellata isolate TAMUIC-IGC-003103 chromosome 2, iqSchCanc2.1, whole genome shotgun sequence DNA contains the following:
- the LOC126149069 gene encoding UPF0598 protein CG30010 has protein sequence MCCLLRDLRTLNQILHVNVSTKGNSVFKNWSRCVSYVQGQSPEPNIREYFYYVDHQGMLFLDDSRMKNFTSCFKDKKFLEFFFKRLRMNTTGRYTEDFPYLSLCGRERNYVRCDDYPIVFTHVMKDAQMNNVLSYGHAGNLLTVKFEPEKVIMLPETGRVYHPAPERVGGIGLIRSKLAIELSKFFIFENGEQQEPTHLSWDGKIYELITDWYKEAKQQELECSN, from the exons ATGTGTTGTCTGCTACGCGACTTACGAACACTAAACCAAATTCTGCATGTCAACGTTTCTACGAAAGGAAATAGTGTATTCAAGAACTGGTCGAGATGCGTTTCTTATGTGCAAGGGCAGTCACCAGAACCGAACATAAGGGAATATTTTTACTACGTAGACCACCAAGGAATG CTGTTCCTGGATGACTCCAGAATGAAGAATTTCACTTCCTGTTTCAAAG ACAAAAAGTTCCTGGAATTCTTTTTTAAACGCCTGAGGATGAATACAACAGGGCGCTACACAGAAGACTTTCCTTACTTGTCACTTTGTGGTCGAGAACGAAATTACGTGAGATGTGATGATTATCCAATTGTATTCACTCATGTAATGAAAGACGCGCAGATGAATAATGTCTTAAGTTATGGCCATGCTGGAAATTTACTGACAGTTAAGTTTGAACCTGAGAAAGTTATAATGCTGCCAGAGACTGGGCGTGTTTATCATCCCGCACCGGAAAGAGTCGGTGGTATTGGCTTAATTAGATCCAAGTTAGCAATTGAATTAAGTAAGTTTTTTATATTTGAAAATGGTGAGCAACAAGAACCAACACATTTATCATGGGATGGTAAGATATATGAGTTAATAACGGATTGGTACAAAGAAGCAAAACAGCAGGAACTTGAGTGTTCAAATTAG